A genome region from Nocardiopsis exhalans includes the following:
- a CDS encoding GntR family transcriptional regulator: MDTPMYTRPTGAEEGTLSRRDRVYALMREEVLSGRVTPHTRLGEVRLAERFGVSRTPVREALARLHSDGLVERRDNGFYVAVPNLAELRDLYELRVALELRGIARAIEDRTIRHDPRILVAELERWEKLSADPPEPDPSFVLLDEEFHAALSRASGNGALTESLISVNQRIRRVRMYDFLTEDRITSTISEHLQIVEHLRADELDAAYRALHEHVGASMEVVLERAQRALVQMALHSDLY, encoded by the coding sequence ATGGACACACCGATGTATACACGGCCGACCGGCGCCGAGGAGGGCACCCTCTCCCGACGCGACCGTGTCTACGCCCTGATGCGTGAGGAGGTCCTGAGCGGCCGCGTCACTCCGCACACCCGCCTGGGCGAGGTCCGCCTCGCCGAACGCTTCGGGGTCTCCCGCACCCCCGTCCGCGAGGCCCTGGCCCGACTCCACTCCGACGGCCTGGTCGAGCGCCGAGACAACGGCTTCTACGTGGCCGTCCCCAACCTCGCCGAGCTGCGCGACCTCTACGAGCTCCGGGTCGCCCTCGAACTGCGCGGGATCGCCCGTGCCATAGAGGACCGGACCATCCGGCACGACCCGCGGATCCTGGTCGCCGAACTGGAGCGCTGGGAGAAGCTGAGCGCCGATCCCCCCGAACCCGACCCCTCGTTCGTCCTCCTCGACGAGGAGTTCCACGCCGCCCTGTCCCGGGCCTCCGGCAACGGCGCCCTCACCGAGTCCCTGATCTCGGTCAACCAGCGGATCCGCCGCGTGCGCATGTACGACTTCCTCACCGAGGACCGGATCACCTCGACCATCAGCGAGCACCTCCAGATCGTCGAGCACCTGCGCGCCGACGAACTCGACGCCGCCTACCGCGCTCTGCACGAGCACGTCGGCGCGTCCATGGAGGTCGTCCTGGAACGCGCCCAGCGCGCCCTGGTCCAGATGGCGCTGCACTCCGACCTCTACTGA
- the uca gene encoding urea carboxylase, giving the protein MFDSVLVANRGEIACRIIRSARELGLRTVAVYSDADAGAPHTRTADEAVRLGPAPAAESYLNIERVLAAAAETGAGAVHPGYGFLSESAEFAHAVEAAGLVFVGPEPRHLEEFGDKHTARKAAAAAGLPMVAGSETLPDVEQALTAAERIGYPVILKSTSGGGGIGLRPCFDEEALRSAFDQVSRMAQTHFGGGGVFVERFVSRARHIEVQVFGDGHGNVVTLGDRDCSLQRRNQKVVEEAPAPGLPDALRAELHRTARELCSGVSYRSAGTVEFVYDVERGEASFLEVNTRLQVEHPVTEEITGVDLVAWMLRLARGEDVLDGVPAQGPERVGHAVEARVYAEDPAHDFRPSSGLLTRVEAPADVRVDGWVETGQRVTSDYDPMLAKVIVRGDDREDALGRLSRALSQTRIDGVQTNLGLLRALSAHPDVRALAHTTATCGGVGDPEPRIEVERAGTLTTVQDFPGRTGYWQVGVPPSGAMDDLSLRLGNTAVGNPEGTAGLECTMEGPALRFTHSTTVCVAGAPADVTVDGEPVPQWEPVVVPAGALLDVGPAKGPGMRTYVLVQGGLDVPEYLGSASTFTAGEYGGHAGRALRLGDVLRAAPVPEGSAEPRPVPEADRPDFRSPADAGDGEGTHWDIEVSEGPHAAPEFLTREGLADFYATSWRVHPQSARNGVRLSGPKQTWARPDGGQAGLHPSNVHDTAYSIGAVNLSGDTPVLLGPDGPSLGGFVCPVTVVSGSRWKVGQLRPGDTVRFHPVTEAAAEKLHTAPVSAPLLRSTGADGDDGVLARVPAGEGTPEVTYRRGGHDNILVEYGQMVLDLGLRMRVHALMAALDQAAPAGIVDTTPGVRSLHLHTDPEVLPLRTLLGLLQEIEAQLPPTAQLRVPSRTLHLPMSFDDPSIHEAIARYGTGVRDDAPWNPDNIEFIRRINGLDSVDQVRDIVFDASYLVLGLGDVYLGAPAATPLDPRHRLVTTKYSPARTWTPEAGVGIGGAYLCVYGMESPGGYQLIGRTVPIWSGLRQYGRFEPGTPWLLRFFDQITWYPVGHEELLDIRADLLAGRHELQVSEGEFVLADHERFLAENADSIKEFERKQATAFEEERQRWEAAGEFEDKPEPEPVAPAGELELPPGASLVEAPLSASVWKVDVEPGETVEEGQPIVRLEAMKLEVVVRAPSAGTVSEILVSPGQHLDPGRAMAVITQGEAV; this is encoded by the coding sequence GTGTTCGACTCCGTGCTCGTCGCCAACCGCGGCGAGATCGCCTGCCGCATCATCCGCTCCGCACGTGAACTCGGCCTGCGCACCGTCGCCGTCTACTCCGACGCCGACGCGGGCGCGCCGCACACCCGGACGGCCGACGAGGCCGTCCGCCTCGGCCCGGCCCCCGCCGCCGAGAGCTACCTCAACATCGAGCGCGTCCTCGCGGCCGCCGCCGAGACCGGTGCCGGTGCCGTCCACCCGGGCTACGGGTTCCTGTCCGAGAGCGCGGAGTTCGCGCACGCCGTGGAGGCCGCCGGGCTGGTGTTCGTCGGCCCCGAACCGCGCCACCTGGAGGAGTTCGGCGACAAGCACACCGCCCGCAAGGCCGCGGCCGCCGCCGGGCTGCCGATGGTGGCGGGCAGCGAGACCCTGCCCGACGTGGAGCAGGCCCTCACCGCCGCGGAGCGGATCGGCTACCCGGTGATCCTCAAGTCCACCTCGGGCGGCGGCGGGATCGGCCTGCGCCCCTGCTTCGACGAGGAGGCGCTGCGCTCCGCCTTCGATCAGGTCAGCCGGATGGCGCAGACGCACTTCGGCGGCGGCGGGGTGTTCGTGGAACGCTTCGTGTCCAGGGCCCGGCACATCGAGGTGCAGGTCTTCGGCGACGGCCACGGCAACGTGGTCACCCTCGGAGACCGCGACTGCTCCCTGCAGCGGCGCAACCAGAAGGTCGTGGAGGAGGCGCCCGCCCCGGGGCTGCCGGACGCGCTGCGCGCCGAGCTGCACCGCACCGCCCGTGAACTCTGCTCCGGGGTGTCCTACCGCAGTGCCGGGACCGTGGAGTTCGTCTACGACGTGGAACGGGGGGAAGCCTCCTTCCTGGAGGTCAACACCCGCCTCCAGGTGGAGCACCCGGTCACCGAGGAGATCACCGGGGTGGACCTGGTGGCCTGGATGCTGCGCCTGGCCCGCGGCGAGGACGTACTCGACGGTGTTCCGGCTCAAGGGCCGGAGCGCGTCGGCCACGCCGTGGAGGCCCGCGTGTACGCGGAGGACCCGGCGCACGACTTCCGGCCCAGCTCCGGGCTGCTCACCCGGGTGGAGGCGCCCGCCGACGTCCGCGTGGACGGCTGGGTGGAGACCGGACAGCGGGTGACCAGCGACTACGACCCCATGCTGGCCAAGGTCATCGTGCGCGGCGACGACCGCGAGGACGCCCTTGGACGACTCAGCCGGGCCCTGTCCCAGACCCGGATCGACGGGGTGCAGACCAACCTGGGGCTGCTGCGCGCCCTGAGCGCCCACCCGGACGTGCGCGCCCTCGCGCACACCACCGCCACCTGCGGCGGCGTCGGCGACCCCGAACCGCGCATCGAGGTGGAGCGCGCGGGCACCCTGACCACCGTCCAGGACTTCCCGGGCCGCACCGGGTACTGGCAGGTGGGCGTACCGCCGTCGGGCGCGATGGACGACCTGTCGCTGCGCCTGGGCAACACGGCTGTGGGCAACCCCGAGGGCACCGCGGGCCTGGAGTGCACGATGGAGGGCCCGGCGCTGCGCTTCACCCACAGCACGACGGTGTGCGTGGCCGGCGCTCCGGCCGACGTCACGGTGGACGGCGAGCCGGTGCCGCAGTGGGAGCCGGTGGTCGTGCCCGCCGGGGCGCTGCTGGACGTGGGACCGGCGAAGGGGCCGGGCATGCGCACGTACGTGCTGGTTCAGGGCGGACTGGACGTCCCCGAGTACCTGGGCAGCGCGTCCACGTTCACGGCGGGCGAGTACGGCGGGCACGCGGGCCGGGCGCTGCGGCTGGGTGATGTGTTGAGGGCCGCGCCGGTACCGGAAGGTTCCGCCGAGCCGCGCCCGGTCCCCGAGGCCGACCGCCCCGACTTCCGGTCGCCCGCGGACGCTGGCGACGGTGAGGGCACGCACTGGGACATCGAGGTGTCCGAGGGTCCGCACGCCGCGCCCGAGTTCCTCACCCGGGAGGGCCTCGCCGACTTCTACGCCACCTCCTGGCGGGTCCACCCGCAGTCCGCCCGCAACGGTGTGCGGCTGTCCGGGCCCAAGCAGACCTGGGCCCGCCCGGACGGCGGTCAGGCCGGGCTGCACCCCTCCAACGTGCACGACACCGCCTACTCCATCGGTGCGGTCAACCTCTCCGGCGACACTCCCGTGCTGCTCGGCCCGGACGGGCCCAGTCTCGGCGGGTTCGTCTGCCCGGTCACCGTGGTGAGCGGCTCGCGCTGGAAGGTCGGCCAGCTCCGCCCCGGCGACACCGTCCGGTTCCACCCGGTCACCGAGGCCGCCGCCGAGAAGCTGCACACCGCCCCGGTCTCCGCGCCGCTGCTGCGCTCCACCGGGGCCGACGGCGACGACGGCGTCCTGGCCCGCGTCCCCGCCGGTGAGGGCACCCCCGAGGTCACCTACCGGCGCGGCGGCCACGACAACATCCTTGTTGAATACGGCCAAATGGTCCTGGACCTCGGGCTGCGGATGCGCGTGCACGCCCTGATGGCCGCCCTCGACCAGGCCGCACCCGCCGGGATCGTGGACACCACCCCGGGGGTGCGCTCGCTGCACCTGCACACCGACCCCGAGGTGCTGCCGCTGCGCACCCTCCTCGGTCTGCTCCAGGAGATCGAGGCACAGCTGCCGCCCACCGCCCAGCTGCGGGTGCCCAGCCGGACCCTGCACCTGCCGATGTCCTTCGACGACCCCTCCATCCACGAGGCCATCGCGCGCTACGGGACCGGGGTGCGCGACGACGCGCCCTGGAACCCGGACAACATCGAGTTCATCCGCCGGATCAACGGCCTGGACTCCGTGGACCAGGTGCGGGACATCGTCTTCGACGCGTCCTACCTGGTGCTGGGCCTGGGTGACGTGTACCTGGGCGCGCCCGCCGCGACCCCGCTGGACCCGCGCCACCGGCTGGTCACCACCAAGTACAGCCCAGCGCGGACCTGGACGCCCGAGGCGGGGGTGGGGATCGGCGGCGCCTACCTGTGCGTGTACGGGATGGAGAGCCCCGGCGGTTACCAGCTGATCGGGCGCACCGTGCCGATCTGGTCCGGGCTGCGCCAGTACGGCCGGTTCGAGCCGGGAACCCCGTGGCTGCTGCGGTTCTTCGACCAGATCACCTGGTACCCGGTGGGGCACGAGGAGCTGCTGGACATCCGGGCCGACCTGCTCGCCGGACGCCACGAGCTCCAGGTGAGCGAAGGCGAGTTCGTGCTCGCCGACCACGAGCGGTTCCTGGCCGAGAACGCCGACTCCATCAAGGAGTTCGAGCGTAAGCAGGCCACCGCCTTCGAGGAGGAGCGGCAGCGCTGGGAGGCCGCGGGCGAGTTCGAGGACAAGCCCGAACCCGAGCCGGTGGCGCCCGCCGGGGAGCTGGAGCTTCCGCCCGGTGCGTCCCTGGTGGAGGCGCCGCTGTCCGCGAGTGTCTGGAAGGTGGACGTGGAACCGGGGGAGACTGTCGAGGAGGGGCAGCCCATCGTCCGTCTGGAGGCCATGAAGCTGGAGGTGGTGGTCCGGGCGCCCAGCGCGGGCACTGTTTCCGAGATCCTCGTCAGCCCCGGCCAGCACCTGGATCCGGGGCGCGCCATGGCCGTCATCACCCAAGGAGAAGCCGTCTGA
- the atzF gene encoding allophanate hydrolase, with amino-acid sequence MPTPTQPTPTERVHAAYRRIAEADRPEVWITLRPEGELAVEAKALEERLASGETLPLAGTLVAVKDNIDVAGLPTTAAHPGFAYTPQESATAVERLVTAGALVLGKTNLDQFATGLVGTRSPYGAVRNALDPTRVSGGSSSGSAVAVALGIADFSLGTDTAGSGRVPAALHGIVGLKPTLGLVPNTGVVPAAKPYDTVTVFAPDLATGQRALAVMTGPDPEDPASRPWPADVRLAPRDPARVAVPTTEGLSPLSDAEREAFHRAAARLTDAGVSVESIDITPLLEAARLLYDGALVAERHAAVGEFLAAHPEGADPTVAGIILSAAELPATELAADQHRLTAYKATARALLSGFDGLLLPTTVGHPTLDEVAADPVGANSRLGTYTNFVNLLDLAAVAVPAGIADGHPFGVTVVTNAFEDQVALDLAGLLNEEEPGQVQPTNGLELAVFGAHLRGQPLNHQLTDLGARFLEATTTSEDYRLFALATTPPKPGLLRVNTEGAALRCEVWSISPAALGTFLAALPAPMSLGAVTLTDGRTVVGFGCDPSAAEGAEDITHHGGWLAYRESLT; translated from the coding sequence ATGCCCACGCCCACCCAGCCCACACCCACCGAAAGAGTGCACGCCGCCTACCGCCGGATCGCCGAGGCGGACCGGCCGGAGGTCTGGATCACGCTGCGCCCCGAAGGCGAGCTGGCGGTGGAGGCCAAGGCGCTGGAGGAGCGCCTGGCCTCGGGGGAGACGCTGCCGCTGGCGGGAACGCTCGTCGCGGTCAAGGACAACATCGACGTCGCCGGTCTGCCCACCACCGCCGCCCACCCCGGTTTCGCGTACACACCCCAGGAGAGCGCGACCGCCGTGGAACGCCTGGTCACGGCGGGGGCGCTGGTGCTCGGCAAGACCAACCTGGACCAGTTCGCCACCGGCCTGGTGGGGACCCGCAGCCCCTACGGTGCCGTGCGCAACGCCCTCGACCCCACCCGGGTCTCCGGCGGCTCCAGCTCGGGCTCGGCCGTGGCGGTGGCTCTGGGGATCGCCGACTTCTCCCTGGGCACCGACACCGCCGGTTCCGGCCGGGTACCCGCTGCCCTGCACGGGATCGTCGGCCTCAAGCCCACCCTCGGCCTGGTCCCCAACACGGGGGTGGTGCCCGCCGCCAAGCCCTACGACACCGTCACCGTCTTCGCTCCGGACCTGGCCACCGGCCAGCGCGCCCTCGCCGTGATGACCGGTCCCGACCCCGAGGACCCGGCCAGCCGCCCCTGGCCCGCCGACGTCCGCCTGGCTCCCCGCGACCCGGCCCGGGTCGCGGTTCCCACCACCGAGGGCCTGTCCCCGCTCAGCGACGCCGAACGCGAAGCCTTCCACAGGGCCGCCGCCCGGCTCACCGACGCGGGTGTGTCGGTGGAGAGCATCGACATCACCCCGCTCCTGGAGGCCGCCCGGTTGCTCTACGACGGCGCGCTGGTCGCCGAACGCCACGCGGCCGTGGGCGAGTTCCTCGCCGCCCACCCCGAAGGCGCCGACCCCACGGTCGCCGGGATCATCCTGTCCGCCGCAGAGCTGCCCGCCACCGAACTCGCCGCCGACCAGCACCGCCTGACCGCTTACAAGGCGACCGCCCGCGCACTCCTGAGCGGCTTCGACGGCCTGCTGCTGCCGACCACCGTCGGTCATCCGACGTTGGACGAGGTGGCCGCCGACCCAGTAGGTGCCAACTCCCGACTGGGCACCTACACCAACTTCGTCAACCTCCTCGACCTCGCCGCCGTCGCCGTTCCCGCCGGTATCGCCGACGGCCACCCGTTCGGGGTCACCGTGGTCACGAACGCCTTCGAGGACCAGGTGGCCCTGGACCTGGCCGGACTCCTCAACGAAGAGGAGCCCGGCCAGGTCCAACCCACCAACGGCCTGGAACTGGCGGTCTTCGGCGCCCACCTGCGCGGCCAGCCCCTCAACCACCAACTCACCGACCTCGGCGCCCGGTTCCTGGAAGCCACCACCACCAGCGAGGACTACCGCCTCTTCGCCCTCGCCACCACACCCCCCAAACCCGGCCTCCTCCGGGTGAACACCGAAGGCGCCGCCCTGCGCTGCGAGGTCTGGTCCATCTCCCCGGCCGCCCTGGGCACATTCCTCGCTGCCCTGCCCGCCCCCATGTCCCTCGGCGCCGTCACCCTCACCGACGGCCGCACCGTGGTCGGTTTCGGCTGTGACCCCTCAGCTGCCGAAGGAGCCGAGGACATCACCCACCACGGCGGCTGGCTCGCCTACCGCGAGTCCCTCACCTAG
- a CDS encoding DEAD/DEAH box helicase — protein sequence MNHPRTSARRDRPSGSFGGGSRGGSGGGYGRPRRSFDGPRRSGGGYQGRSGGGRPSGGEFALPVTVNPGLDPVDNFQDLDMPAPLKATLARQGLTTPSTIQAATLPNSLAKRDVLGRSQTGSGKTLAFGLALLARLDGRTAEPHRPLAVVLAPTRELAQQVTDALTPYARSVRVRMSTVVGGMPISRQARALRQGVELLVATPGRLRDLMERGDCVLDQVEAVVLDEADQMTDMGFMPQVTAVLEQVPADGQRMLFSATLDRNVDQLVRRFLNDPVVHSVDPSEGAVSTMEHHVLHVAHADKMSTATHIAAREGQVIMFLDTKHAVDRMAQHLLDSGVRAAPLHGGRSQPQRTRTLKQFKEGTVTALIATNVAARGIHVDGLDLVVNIDPPTDHKDYLHRGGRTARAGESGNVVTLVTPNQRREMTRLMYRARIEPQIAQVHPEDPELARVTGARTPSGEPVTLPAEPRRENRQRGPRGGGYGGSRSGGGYGGPRGGSSSRPRRPRRAPQV from the coding sequence ATGAACCACCCCCGTACCAGCGCGCGCCGCGACCGTCCCTCCGGAAGTTTCGGCGGCGGATCCCGCGGCGGCTCCGGCGGCGGCTACGGCCGTCCCCGCCGTTCCTTCGACGGCCCCCGTCGCTCCGGCGGCGGCTACCAGGGCCGCTCCGGCGGCGGCCGCCCCTCCGGTGGAGAGTTCGCCCTCCCCGTCACGGTCAACCCCGGGCTCGACCCGGTCGACAACTTCCAGGACCTGGACATGCCGGCGCCGCTGAAGGCGACGCTTGCCCGCCAGGGCCTGACCACCCCGTCCACCATCCAGGCGGCCACGCTGCCGAACTCGCTGGCCAAGCGGGACGTCCTGGGCCGTAGCCAGACCGGTTCGGGCAAGACGCTCGCCTTCGGCCTGGCCCTGCTGGCCCGCCTCGACGGCCGCACCGCTGAGCCGCACCGCCCGCTGGCCGTGGTCCTCGCACCCACCCGCGAGCTCGCCCAGCAGGTCACCGACGCCCTCACCCCCTACGCCCGCTCGGTGCGGGTGCGGATGTCGACCGTGGTGGGCGGCATGCCCATCAGCCGCCAGGCCCGCGCGCTGCGCCAGGGCGTGGAGCTGCTCGTGGCCACCCCGGGCCGACTGCGCGACCTCATGGAGCGGGGCGACTGCGTCCTGGACCAGGTCGAGGCCGTCGTGCTCGACGAGGCCGACCAGATGACCGACATGGGCTTCATGCCGCAGGTCACCGCGGTCCTGGAGCAGGTCCCGGCCGACGGTCAGCGCATGCTGTTCTCGGCCACCCTGGACCGGAACGTGGACCAGCTGGTCCGCCGCTTCCTCAACGACCCGGTCGTCCACTCGGTCGACCCGTCCGAGGGCGCGGTCTCCACCATGGAGCACCACGTCCTGCACGTGGCGCACGCGGACAAGATGTCCACCGCCACCCACATCGCGGCGCGTGAGGGCCAGGTCATCATGTTCCTGGACACCAAGCACGCCGTGGACCGGATGGCCCAGCACCTGCTCGACAGCGGCGTCCGGGCGGCCCCGCTGCACGGCGGCCGCTCCCAGCCGCAGCGCACCCGCACCCTCAAGCAGTTCAAGGAGGGCACGGTCACCGCGCTGATCGCCACGAACGTCGCCGCACGCGGCATCCACGTGGACGGTCTGGACCTGGTCGTCAACATCGACCCGCCCACGGACCACAAGGACTACCTGCACCGCGGCGGCCGTACCGCCCGTGCCGGTGAGTCCGGCAACGTGGTCACGCTCGTGACGCCCAACCAGCGCCGCGAGATGACCCGCCTGATGTACCGCGCGCGGATCGAGCCGCAGATCGCCCAGGTGCACCCCGAGGACCCGGAGCTGGCCCGCGTGACCGGCGCCCGCACCCCCTCCGGTGAGCCGGTGACCCTGCCGGCCGAGCCCCGTCGTGAGAACCGCCAGCGCGGCCCGCGCGGCGGCGGCTACGGCGGTTCCCGCAGTGGCGGCGGCTACGGTGGCCCGCGCGGAGGTTCCTCCTCCCGCCCGCGCCGTCCGCGCCGCGCCCCGCAGGTCTAG
- a CDS encoding cold-shock protein, whose amino-acid sequence MATGTVKWFNADKGFGFIEQDGGGADVFAHFSAIQSTGYRELAEGQSVEFDVTQGAKGLQAENINVI is encoded by the coding sequence ATGGCTACCGGCACGGTCAAGTGGTTCAACGCTGACAAGGGCTTCGGCTTCATCGAGCAGGACGGCGGCGGCGCCGACGTCTTCGCGCACTTCTCCGCCATCCAGTCGACCGGCTACCGCGAGCTCGCGGAGGGCCAGTCCGTGGAGTTCGATGTCACCCAGGGCGCCAAGGGCCTCCAGGCTGAGAACATCAACGTCATCTAA
- the mnhG gene encoding monovalent cation/H(+) antiporter subunit G, which translates to MNDVMESAGDTVMFVGALVFLVSAIGMLRLPDVYSRLSALTIAGSLSTGLVIIGLFLHQPSLGNALKLGLALLIQLVTTAVGGSAMARAGYLIGAPRNKHTLFDDLAVEGDHGGGDSRHPGYSRPSNGESGPENRT; encoded by the coding sequence GTGAACGACGTGATGGAGAGTGCCGGCGACACCGTGATGTTCGTCGGAGCACTGGTGTTCCTGGTGAGCGCCATCGGGATGCTCCGGCTGCCCGACGTGTACTCGCGGTTGAGCGCGTTGACCATCGCGGGCTCGCTCAGCACGGGACTGGTCATCATCGGGCTGTTCCTGCACCAACCGTCGCTGGGCAACGCCCTGAAACTGGGTCTGGCCCTGCTGATCCAACTGGTCACGACGGCGGTGGGCGGGTCGGCGATGGCCCGTGCCGGATACCTGATCGGCGCCCCCAGGAACAAGCACACCCTGTTCGACGACCTGGCAGTGGAGGGGGACCACGGCGGCGGCGACAGCCGGCACCCCGGGTACTCACGGCCCTCCAACGGCGAATCCGGGCCGGAAAACCGCACATAA
- a CDS encoding monovalent cation/H+ antiporter complex subunit F, giving the protein MVLGVVRILLGPSGADRGAATDLVFFGFVILVALLGVRLSTTLLVDIVLVATLVGLLAAISLARLTAGGKR; this is encoded by the coding sequence ATGGTGCTGGGAGTGGTCCGGATCCTGCTCGGCCCCAGCGGCGCGGACCGGGGCGCCGCCACGGATCTGGTCTTTTTCGGGTTCGTGATCCTGGTCGCCCTGTTGGGCGTGCGACTGAGCACGACGCTTCTGGTGGACATCGTCCTGGTCGCGACTCTGGTGGGGCTGTTGGCCGCGATCTCCCTGGCCCGGCTGACCGCGGGAGGAAAACGGTGA
- a CDS encoding Na+/H+ antiporter subunit E: MTPRTFLAWILGMLWLPCYVLYDLLHGSVRVSRDILLPGDTIVPAFVEVPLRCRNDLEISLMANLISLSPGSLTVAARHDPATLWVHAMYAKDHRSVLHQVHTLEDTVLRATRPEGVPPRPEDLERDEKGERR; the protein is encoded by the coding sequence ATGACTCCGCGAACCTTCCTGGCCTGGATCCTGGGGATGCTCTGGCTCCCCTGCTACGTCCTCTACGACCTCCTGCACGGCTCCGTCAGGGTGTCCAGGGACATTCTGCTGCCGGGCGACACGATCGTCCCGGCCTTCGTCGAGGTACCCCTGCGCTGTCGCAACGACCTGGAGATCAGTCTGATGGCCAACCTGATCTCGCTCTCGCCCGGGTCGCTCACGGTCGCCGCCCGGCACGACCCGGCGACGCTGTGGGTGCACGCGATGTACGCGAAGGACCACAGGTCGGTCCTGCACCAGGTCCACACCCTGGAGGACACCGTGCTGCGCGCCACCCGGCCGGAGGGGGTGCCGCCCCGCCCGGAGGACCTGGAACGCGACGAGAAGGGGGAACGGCGGTGA
- a CDS encoding monovalent cation/H+ antiporter subunit D family protein — translation MNTSLNLPEPTAYLPLLIVLPLAVAAALVLFRVPVRLERALLLAPGALILVASTGLLWLVRDGTVLAHNVALWQGGIAIPLVVDAFSALMLWATALLVLVCTAFAIAVGDDRAAYFGPLVLTLSAGVVGVLMTADVFNMFVFIEVMLLPAYGLLAMLGSRDRIRAGRVYVTVNLLTSTIFLAGVALVYGTAGTVNLAALAGAAAESPAVATGTGVIILALSVKAAVVPVHGWLAPSYTNTSAAVTALLSGLHTKVAIYAIYRLYAVVFDGDTRFLWIGVAAFSLTMLIGVLGAVGENSTRSILVFHMVSQIGYILLGAALFTELGLMAGIFYLIHNMFVKTSLFLSTGAIEHTHGTGALDRLGGIAKREPLLGAVFLAAALSLSGLPPFSGFVAKVTLVAGALEAGQWEAAATAVVVSVFTLMSMMKIWGSTFWGDPPKEEGGDGDTGNAGEDAAGGGVAIQDPPRVRTALLLPGLVLALLTLALGLGAQVLLSLSAQAAGHLLDPSTYVEAVLR, via the coding sequence GTGAACACCTCGCTGAACCTGCCGGAGCCGACCGCCTACCTTCCGCTGCTCATCGTCCTGCCGTTGGCGGTCGCCGCGGCCCTGGTGCTGTTCCGCGTACCGGTCCGCCTGGAGCGCGCACTGCTGCTGGCCCCGGGCGCCCTCATCCTGGTAGCGAGCACCGGGCTGCTGTGGCTGGTCCGCGACGGAACGGTCCTGGCACACAACGTGGCACTGTGGCAGGGGGGAATCGCCATCCCGTTGGTCGTGGACGCCTTCAGCGCGCTGATGCTGTGGGCCACCGCCCTGTTGGTACTGGTCTGCACGGCCTTCGCCATCGCCGTGGGCGATGACCGGGCCGCCTACTTCGGACCGCTGGTGCTGACGCTCTCCGCCGGTGTGGTCGGCGTGCTGATGACCGCGGACGTGTTCAACATGTTCGTGTTCATCGAGGTCATGCTGTTGCCCGCCTACGGGCTGCTCGCCATGCTGGGGTCGCGGGACCGCATCCGGGCCGGACGCGTGTACGTCACCGTGAACCTGCTGACCTCCACCATCTTCCTCGCCGGTGTGGCCCTGGTGTACGGCACGGCCGGCACGGTGAACCTGGCCGCCCTGGCCGGTGCTGCCGCCGAATCCCCGGCGGTGGCCACGGGAACCGGGGTCATCATCCTCGCCCTGAGTGTGAAGGCGGCGGTGGTCCCGGTACACGGCTGGCTGGCCCCTTCCTACACCAACACCTCCGCGGCGGTGACCGCTCTGCTCTCGGGGCTGCACACCAAGGTGGCGATCTACGCCATCTACCGCCTGTACGCCGTGGTCTTCGACGGGGACACGCGCTTCCTGTGGATCGGCGTCGCGGCCTTCTCACTGACGATGCTCATCGGGGTGCTCGGGGCGGTGGGGGAGAACAGCACCCGTTCCATCCTGGTCTTCCACATGGTCAGCCAGATCGGCTACATCCTGCTGGGCGCGGCCCTGTTCACCGAACTGGGCCTGATGGCGGGCATCTTCTACCTGATCCACAACATGTTCGTGAAGACTTCGCTCTTCCTGTCCACCGGGGCGATCGAGCACACCCACGGCACCGGAGCCCTGGACCGGCTCGGCGGCATCGCCAAGCGGGAACCCCTGCTCGGGGCGGTGTTCCTGGCCGCGGCGCTGTCCCTGTCCGGGCTGCCGCCCTTCTCCGGGTTCGTGGCCAAGGTGACGCTGGTGGCGGGCGCTCTGGAGGCCGGGCAGTGGGAAGCCGCAGCCACCGCCGTCGTGGTCAGCGTGTTCACGCTGATGTCCATGATGAAGATCTGGGGCAGCACCTTCTGGGGCGATCCGCCGAAGGAGGAGGGGGGCGACGGCGACACCGGGAACGCGGGAGAGGACGCCGCCGGAGGCGGGGTCGCGATCCAGGACCCGCCCCGGGTCCGGACCGCCCTGCTGCTGCCCGGTCTGGTCCTGGCCCTGCTGACCCTGGCTCTGGGGCTGGGCGCCCAGGTCCTGCTGTCCCTGAGCGCCCAGGCCGCCGGCCACCTGCTGGACCCGTCAACCTATGTCGAGGCGGTGCTGCGATGA
- a CDS encoding sodium:proton antiporter — translation MTLAITVGVLVSGAVFLMLQRGLVRIILGFVLLGQAANLILMSAGGTYLRAQPLLDYTPVDQASDPLPQAFVLTAIVIAFSITIYMLTIATAGCSDDTEDRS, via the coding sequence ATGACCCTGGCCATCACCGTGGGCGTACTGGTGAGCGGCGCGGTGTTCCTCATGCTGCAGCGCGGCCTGGTACGGATCATCCTCGGCTTCGTACTGCTGGGACAGGCCGCGAACCTGATCCTGATGTCGGCCGGCGGAACCTATCTGCGGGCCCAGCCGCTGCTGGACTACACCCCGGTGGACCAGGCGTCCGATCCGCTGCCGCAGGCCTTCGTGCTGACCGCGATCGTGATCGCCTTCTCGATCACCATCTACATGCTCACCATCGCGACGGCCGGATGCTCCGACGACACGGAGGACCGCTCGTGA